tgtttttactgttgattttaGACCTGGTGGAAGTGAATGAAGACAAGTGGCATCAGAAACCTCATTtcatgaatgtaaacacagacattACAAAGGCTGAACAGAGTTTCACAACAAATCAAGCTGGAGTTTGTCTTGAAGGAAATGTAACTGAGTACATAAGAATTAACGGCAGGTTCACCTGTCTTCAGTGTGGAAAGAATTACGAGCATAAGGGAAACCTAAACgtacacatgaggattcacactggagaaagacCATTCACATGTGATCATTGTGGAAAGAGCTTCAGTAACAAAGGAAACCTTGAAAAGCATTTCAGAATTCATACAGGAGAGAGACCATTCAAATGTCATCACTGTGGAAAGAGCTTTTACGACAAGGGAAAGTTTAATGagcacatgaggattcacactagAGACTCGCTGTTCACCTGtactgagtgtggaaagagttttattCAGAAAGCAGGATTGAAGAGTCATCTGAATGTTCACTCTGAGGAAAGACCGTTCGTGTGTGCTCAGTGTGGAAAGGGTTTCAAAACTGAAAGCAACCTCAAAAGTCATCAGCTCTCTCATTCTGGAGTGAGGTCGTTCAACTGTGATCAGTGCGATAAAACATTTATTCGTGCGTCAAACTTGAGGGAACACCTTAAAGTTCATGTCGGACTGAAGCCTCATGTTTGCTCCTTATGTGGAAAGAGCTTCTTACGACTGGAAACTTTACAAGTTCACCAAAGGATTCATACTGGAGTGAGACCTTATATGTGTTCAGACTGCGGGAAGAACTTTACTATATTAGGCGACTTAAAGaaacaccagaggattcacactggagagaaaccgcacaagtgttcacactgtggaaagagtttcacttTTTCAGGAAACCTGAAAAATCATGagagagttcacactggagaaaagccgtaTGCGTGCTCTACATGTGGGAAGAGCTTCAATCAACTTTCTAATCTACGAGTTCATATTAAACATAACAAGTGTTGCCTAATGTCGCCTAAATAAGAAATGTTTCCGAATCAGATCTGTCACTTACAAGACAATCATgcgatatttaaaaacaatacattcatttttcttcggctaagtctctatttcagaggttgccacagcggaatgaaccaccaactattccagcatatgttttacacagctcttccagatgcaacccagttctggggaACACCcacacaaaacaatacatttgGAATCATTTCGAACATTTCATCTAATAAATTAATTGTGCATTTGAGCTTTTCTAAAATGATGGCAACATCTGTTAATCCAGTCGTTTGTTTACATGTTGATGTGTTGCtccaggggcctgtttcagtaaggaggttcaaccaactctgagtttaaacttgaactctgagttgatttaccgagagattaaaaactcagagttttcagTTTCGGAATAGCAGATCTGAATTGgatcaatcaactttgagtagagcaactcagagttaagcgggCACACCGCGACAATAAAAAGGCATtttcaatggagcgcagatattacgagtgactatggcaacatctgaaaaaagagatcagcatttctttctccagctgaacttgatgtgctcatgcaaagttatagcaaatatgaccatggatttaaaaagcaacaccactgcatcagggaaacagagacagttagcatgggaaaacagctgctcaagttaatgcgtaattttacatctaaagtatttaaatatttaaatataattaaataagttaTGCTATGTGTGATGTTTATAAGATTTTTacacacgttcccacttttatacacgtttatcaattttaatagatgtaaaagtgcacttgtctgcctttattattgatcaagtgattgAGGttaatatgacatttagaatgtaagcagaactaaacaatagttttagaaagaataataatcccattaatctagttacagcacATGTCGAAGGtctgtgaatttaagctaattatttattaaaaaaggacaagccattctcgtacgtgacaTTGTTCTTTgtttgactgaaatgtaggcaatagctatgtttccatccaaatattagttaaatttatgtgcaaaaccggaataaataaaaaatgtccaaataaagcagcgtttccatccaatgagtcaaagagaacaaaatcgtcacttcctgattatctggcgccaaatatcaacagtaaaaacagaatttactgcagtagaagaagctgcgtcagtcttttctttatttaataaatgtacttgctcCTCAGAAGAcacatgctgacacacaatgaacacgtgggGGCGTTTGACACTCTTGACATGCTCCAgatgctctggaggtcattaatattaTCTTAATGATAAGATAATGTACTaatgtacttatccagagcgagcagaagggctgccaaaatcactctggacccctcacacccagcacactgcctctttgaacttttaccttctggtcgacgctacagagcactgcgcaccagaacagcccgacacagaaacagtttcttccctcaggcaatccatctcatgaacacttgatgatgataattgtggaaccaacatcactacttgctatacacttttatacacatatacacttatttaacaacacactttacatgccaatttgcacataacagctgcacatataacgttgtatatagtaataaacatgtacatacacttgtcaatctgtatattgcattcactacttacttctattttttaaatgtatttattatctgttttttgtcctgtctctgtaattctgttgcactgtagaagctctgtcaccaaaacaaattcctcgtatgtgtgaacatacctggcaataaagctctttctgattctgattctgataataatatacattaaaactgaaacggttaaggtgttttagaatgactaaatcaacatttcagatgtgttgcagtgtgctcagcctgctgatttgtccattcacacatattttcatcatcatctcttataacaaaccttttttattgCACATAATTTGTGGAATAAATTTGTCTAGTAAAAGAAATGAAGAAGATTtctatttactaaacctatatgaagacacatttaattggttgagtggagggccctacgattctgccattatatatctttgaaaacaggtgataggttaaggcaaaggggtcataaaagagcatgagagaggacttggggatgcattgagaagcatctgtgtcagaaaggcatgaaatatATACAACACATGCTGAAATGgtcatgtatatttaaaaagacacacactgtatgggagagaaaagtccagtttagatgtttgaaacatagatactagtcatgattaccaaatgtgaactgtatgtggaaaaacggtgatgattatattagatctgtacattataagggccaacaagaagagtggtctttaaataggggtcgtaaaggagtaggagctgggagaggcctgttgaaccagtaaacagctgtgaaaacacaaaggtgggaggaagcaaggataaaggggatagcaaatttgaggaaCATGGGATTTGTCCTGGGGAGAgactgagatgggtctgctccaggctgtctctgcttttttgggaaatattccaataaagtatattcttctgatattcataaccccagtctgagcttgattcagtAAGAGGAAAGCCAGAAACCACATCAGTTTCCATCGCAGTTTGTGTACAtcttttcacttaacctcctttctgaaacggacCCTAGGTGTTTTGGCAGAAAACTACTCttgaaatacaaatatatatatatatataattgacatGGGATGCCAGCTTGAAGAAGTTTTATTAAAAAGGATGCCTTTACTAAATATCTGCCCTCTGAAATGTTATGTGTGATGTACTGACttcaaataaatgacaattgGATCATGTAttcatgtatacatgtataaattaaattatcATGGTATTAAAATGGGTTAAAGTTGTATTTTCCATTGGTATTTTTATTGTTGTCTTCACCGTTCAACGAATATCAAAAGACAACTTTTTGAATTTAACAAatgatgtataataataataatactaatagaaTCAtgcaaattttatatatatatatatatatatatatatatatatatatatatatatatatatatatatatatatatatatatatgcatacagttgaaagcagaagtttacacacactgtataaaaaggcacataaccattttttaaaaagtcagatgttaatgtgactaaactttatctcttttaggtaagttaggattatcacATGTGTTTCTGTTCTGCTTAACAGCAGAATAATGTGAGAGATTTTGAGAAATTGTATAACTgttcttgaaagtcaagtttacatacaataagattattacgcctctgaaaaagctcagatgatggtgtcaaggttttggaagtttctgattggctaattgacaacatttgagttaattggaggcacaactgtaaaatagaacacactgcttccttgtgtgacaacatgggaaaatcaatgAGCCAGAATCAACAGAAAGCCAGacaatttgctaaattacactgggaaaagaCTAATATTTGGAggcatgtcctgtggtctgatggaactaagattgaactgtttggccataatgaccagtgttacatttggaggacaaatgggaaagcttacaagcctaggaacaccatcccaactgtgaagtatgggggcggcagcatcatgttgtggggctgttttgctgcaggagggaacATTATGttgaaagaacattatgtagaaatactgaagcaacatctcaagacatcagcca
The sequence above is drawn from the Danio aesculapii chromosome 21, fDanAes4.1, whole genome shotgun sequence genome and encodes:
- the LOC130215211 gene encoding zinc finger protein 239, which encodes METEEEPCIIKVEDTEELIDLVEVNEDKWHQKPHFMNVNTDITKAEQSFTTNQAGVCLEGNVTEYIRINGRFTCLQCGKNYEHKGNLNVHMRIHTGERPFTCDHCGKSFSNKGNLEKHFRIHTGERPFKCHHCGKSFYDKGKFNEHMRIHTRDSLFTCTECGKSFIQKAGLKSHLNVHSEERPFVCAQCGKGFKTESNLKSHQLSHSGVRSFNCDQCDKTFIRASNLREHLKVHVGLKPHVCSLCGKSFLRLETLQVHQRIHTGVRPYMCSDCGKNFTILGDLKKHQRIHTGEKPHKCSHCGKSFTFSGNLKNHERVHTGEKPYACSTCGKSFNQLSNLRVHIKHNKCCLMSPK